From a single Cytophagales bacterium WSM2-2 genomic region:
- a CDS encoding peroxiredoxin codes for MKRTASAHWEGDLKTGKGNLSTQSTVLNKSQYSFKTRFEDGVGTNPEELLAAAHAGCFTMALSMILGQAGFLATSLDTTATVNLEGLDVTGVHLSVKGKVPNIPAEKFTELTKAAEQNCIISKALKVAITSDAELLK; via the coding sequence ATGAAACGTACAGCATCTGCTCATTGGGAAGGTGACCTTAAGACAGGAAAAGGAAACCTCTCTACACAAAGTACAGTGTTAAACAAATCGCAATACTCTTTCAAGACCCGCTTCGAAGACGGAGTGGGCACTAACCCGGAAGAACTCCTGGCAGCCGCACATGCCGGGTGCTTCACCATGGCGCTAAGCATGATTCTCGGACAGGCTGGTTTTCTTGCCACCTCGCTCGACACCACCGCTACCGTTAACCTCGAAGGGCTGGATGTCACCGGGGTGCATCTGTCTGTAAAAGGAAAAGTGCCGAATATTCCTGCAGAGAAATTTACAGAGCTTACCAAAGCAGCCGAACAGAATTGTATCATCTCCAAAGCGCTAAAGGTTGCCATTACTTCAGATGCCGAATTGCTGAAATAA